One window of the Pan troglodytes isolate AG18354 chromosome 12, NHGRI_mPanTro3-v2.0_pri, whole genome shotgun sequence genome contains the following:
- the C2AH2orf68 gene encoding UPF0561 protein C2orf68 homolog isoform X1 — protein sequence MEAGPHPRPGHCCKPGGRLDMNHGFVHHIRRNQIARYRPALRRRRHHSWPGLAWPGPTVPDSRSAPRRDDYDKKVKQAAKEKVRRRHTPAPMRPRKPDLQVYLPRHRDVSAHPRNPDYEESGESSSSGGSELEPSGHQLFCLEYEADSGEVTSVIVYQGDDPGKVSEEVSAHTPLDPPMREALKLRIQEEIAKRQSRH from the exons ATGGAGGCGGGGCCGCATCCCCGGCCGGGGCACTGCTGCAAGCCTGGGGGGCGGCTGGACATGAACCACGGCTTCGTGCACCATATCCGACGGAACCAGATCGCTCGGTACCGCCCCGCCctgcgccgccgccgccaccactcctggcctggcctggcctggcccggCCCGACAGTCCCTGACTCCCGCTCGGCTCCCCGCAGGGACGACTATGACAAGAAGGTGAAGCAGGCGGCCAAGGAGAAGGTGAGGAGGCGGCACACGCCCGCGCCGATGCGGCCCCGCAAGCCAGACCTGCAGGTGTACCTGCCGCGACACCGAG ATGTCTCTGCCCACCCACGCAACCCAGACTATGAAGAGTCCGGTGAAAGCAGCAGTAGTGGAGGCTCTGAGCTGGAGCCTTCTGGCCATCAGCTCTTCTGCTTAGAATACGAGGCAGACAGTGGAGAGGTCACATCAGTTATCGTCTATCAG GGTGATGACCCAGGAAAGGTGAGTGAGGAGGTGTCGGCACACACGCCTCTGGATCCACCCATGCGAGAAGCCCTCAAGTTGCGTATCCAGGAGGAGATTGCAAAGCGCCAGAGCCGACACTGA
- the TMEM150A gene encoding transmembrane protein 150A isoform X1, whose protein sequence is MTAWILLPVSLSAFSITGIWTVYAMAVMNHHVCPVENWSYNESCPPDPAEQGGPKTCCTLDDVPLISKCGSYPPESCLFSLIGNMGAFMVALICLLRYGQLLEQSRHSWVNTTALITGCTNAAGLLVVGNFQVDHARSLHYVGAGVAFPAGLLFVCLHCALSYQGATAPLDLAVAYLRSVLAVIAFITLVLSGVFFVHESSQLQHGAALCEWVCVIDILIFYGTFSYEFGAVSSDTLVAALQPTPGRACKSSGSSSTSTHLNCAPESIAMI, encoded by the exons ATGACCGCCTGGATCCTCCTGCCTGTCAGCCTGTCAGCGTTCTCCATCACTGGCATATGGACTGT GTATGCCATGGCTGTGATGAACCACCATGTATGCCCTGTGGAGAACTG GTCCTACAACGAGTCCTGCCCTCCTGACCCTGCTGAGCAAGGGGGCCCCAAGACCTGCTGCACCCTGGACGATGTCCCCCTCATCAG CAAGTGTGGCTCCTATCCCCCAGAAAGCTGCCTCTTCAGCCTCATTGGCAACATGGGTGCTTTCATGG TGGCCCTGATCTGCCTCCTGCGCTACGGGCAGCTCCTGGAGCAGAGTCGGCACTCTTGGGTTAACACCACGGCACTCATCACAGGCTGCACCAACGCTGCGGGCCTCTTGGTGGTTGGCAACTTTCAG GTGGATCATGCCAGGTCTCTGCACTACGTTGGAGCTGGCGTGGCCTTCCCTGCGGGGCTGCTCTTTGTTTGCCTGCACTGTGCTCTCTCCTACCAAGGGGCCACCGCCCCGCTGGACCTGGCTGTGGCCTATCTGCGAAGTGTGCTGGCTGTCATCGCCTTTATCACCCTGGTCCTCA GTGGAGTCTTCTTTGTCCATGAGAGTTCTCAGCTGCAACATGGGGCAGCcctgtgtgagtgggtgtgtgtcATCGATATCCTCATTTTCTATGGCACCTTCAGCTATGAGTTTGGGGCAGTCTCCTCAGACACACTGGTGGCTGCACTGCAGCCTACCCCTGGCCGGGCCTGCAAGTCCTCCGGGAGCAGCAGCACCTCCACCCACCTCAACTGTGCTCCCGAGAGCATCGCTATGATCTAA
- the RNF181 gene encoding E3 ubiquitin-protein ligase RNF181 isoform X2, protein MASYFDEHDCEPSDPEQETRTNMLLELARSLFNRMDFEDLGLVVDWDHHLPPPAAKTVVENLPRTVIRGSQAELKCPVCLLEFEEEETAIEMPCHHLFHSSCILPWLSKTNSCPLCRHELPTDDDTYEEHRRDKARKQQQQHRLENLHGAMYT, encoded by the exons ATGGCGTCCTATTTCGATGAACACGACTGCGAGCCGTCGGACCCTGAGCAGGAGACGCGAACCAACATGCTGCTGGAGCTCGCAAG GTCACTTTTCAATAGGATGGACTTTGAAGACTTGGGGTTGGTAGTAGATTGGGACCACCACCTGCCTCCACCAGCTGCCAAGACTGTGGTTGAGAACCTCCCCAGGACAGTCATCAGAGGCTCTCAGGCTG AGCTCAAGTGCCCCGTGTGTCTTTTGGAATTTGAGGAGGAGGAGACTGCCATTGAGATGCCTTGCCATCACCTTTTCCATTCCAGCTGCATTCTGCCCTGGCTAAGCAAG ACAAATTCCTGTCCCTTGTGCCGCCATGAGCTGCCCACTGATGACGACACTTATGAGGAGCACAGACGAGATAAG GCTcgaaaacagcagcagcaacaccGACTGGAGAACCTCCATGGAGCCATGTACACGTGA
- the C2AH2orf68 gene encoding UPF0561 protein C2orf68 homolog isoform X2, giving the protein MEAGPHPRPGHCCKPGGRLDMNHGFVHHIRRNQIARYRPALRRRRHHSWPGLAWPGPTVPDSRSAPRRDDYDKKVKQAAKEKVRRRHTPAPMRPRKPDLQVYLPRHRGSAHLVSFRNLHLNAPKSPLNDSPQELGRLISPQLSIAVRVSGSQQEVYLPVCPTVLYFSKVLRYLAKRKSGTAMSDQHIIAE; this is encoded by the exons ATGGAGGCGGGGCCGCATCCCCGGCCGGGGCACTGCTGCAAGCCTGGGGGGCGGCTGGACATGAACCACGGCTTCGTGCACCATATCCGACGGAACCAGATCGCTCGGTACCGCCCCGCCctgcgccgccgccgccaccactcctggcctggcctggcctggcccggCCCGACAGTCCCTGACTCCCGCTCGGCTCCCCGCAGGGACGACTATGACAAGAAGGTGAAGCAGGCGGCCAAGGAGAAGGTGAGGAGGCGGCACACGCCCGCGCCGATGCGGCCCCGCAAGCCAGACCTGCAGGTGTACCTGCCGCGACACCGAG GTTCAGCTCATCTCGTCTCTTTCCGGAACCTCCACCTCAACGCTCCCAAATCTCCGCTGAATGATTCTCCCCAAGAACTGGGACGACTCATAAGCCCCCAGTTAAGCATCGCTGTCAGAGTATCGGGGAGCCAGCAAGAAGTTTATCTGCCGGTTTGCCCCACCGTGCTGTATTTTAGTAAGGTCCTCCGCTACCTAGCAAAGAGAAAGTCTGGCACAGCGATGAGCGACCAGCATATAATTGCGGAATGA
- the VAMP5 gene encoding vesicle-associated membrane protein 5, with product MAGIELERCQQQANEVTEIMRNNFGKVLERGVKLAELQQRSDQLLDMSSTFNKTTQNLAQKKCWENIRYRICVGLVVVGVLLIILIVLLVVFLPQSSDSSSAPRTQDVGTASGPGN from the exons GCAGGAATAGAGTTGGAGCGGTGCCAGCAGCAGGCGAACGAGGTGACGGAAATTATGCGTAATAACTTCGGCAAGGTCCTGGAGCGTGGTGTGAAGCTGGCCGAACTGCAGCAGCGTTCAGACCAACTCCTGGATATG AGCTCAACCTTCAACAAGACTACACAGAACCTGGCCCAGAAGAAGTGCTGGGAGAACATCCGTTACCGGATCTGCGTGGGGCTGGTGGTGGTTGGTGTCCTGCTCATCATCCTGATTGTGCTGCTGGTCGTCTTTCTCCCTCAGAGCAGTGACAGCAGTAGTGCCCCACGGACCCAGGATGTAGGCACTGCCTCAGGGCCTGGGAACTGA
- the TMEM150A gene encoding transmembrane protein 150A isoform X2, whose protein sequence is MTAWILLPVSLSAFSITGIWTVSYNESCPPDPAEQGGPKTCCTLDDVPLISKCGSYPPESCLFSLIGNMGAFMVALICLLRYGQLLEQSRHSWVNTTALITGCTNAAGLLVVGNFQVDHARSLHYVGAGVAFPAGLLFVCLHCALSYQGATAPLDLAVAYLRSVLAVIAFITLVLSGVFFVHESSQLQHGAALCEWVCVIDILIFYGTFSYEFGAVSSDTLVAALQPTPGRACKSSGSSSTSTHLNCAPESIAMI, encoded by the exons ATGACCGCCTGGATCCTCCTGCCTGTCAGCCTGTCAGCGTTCTCCATCACTGGCATATGGACTGT GTCCTACAACGAGTCCTGCCCTCCTGACCCTGCTGAGCAAGGGGGCCCCAAGACCTGCTGCACCCTGGACGATGTCCCCCTCATCAG CAAGTGTGGCTCCTATCCCCCAGAAAGCTGCCTCTTCAGCCTCATTGGCAACATGGGTGCTTTCATGG TGGCCCTGATCTGCCTCCTGCGCTACGGGCAGCTCCTGGAGCAGAGTCGGCACTCTTGGGTTAACACCACGGCACTCATCACAGGCTGCACCAACGCTGCGGGCCTCTTGGTGGTTGGCAACTTTCAG GTGGATCATGCCAGGTCTCTGCACTACGTTGGAGCTGGCGTGGCCTTCCCTGCGGGGCTGCTCTTTGTTTGCCTGCACTGTGCTCTCTCCTACCAAGGGGCCACCGCCCCGCTGGACCTGGCTGTGGCCTATCTGCGAAGTGTGCTGGCTGTCATCGCCTTTATCACCCTGGTCCTCA GTGGAGTCTTCTTTGTCCATGAGAGTTCTCAGCTGCAACATGGGGCAGCcctgtgtgagtgggtgtgtgtcATCGATATCCTCATTTTCTATGGCACCTTCAGCTATGAGTTTGGGGCAGTCTCCTCAGACACACTGGTGGCTGCACTGCAGCCTACCCCTGGCCGGGCCTGCAAGTCCTCCGGGAGCAGCAGCACCTCCACCCACCTCAACTGTGCTCCCGAGAGCATCGCTATGATCTAA
- the TMEM150A gene encoding transmembrane protein 150A isoform X3 — protein sequence MAVMNHHVCPVENWSYNESCPPDPAEQGGPKTCCTLDDVPLISKCGSYPPESCLFSLIGNMGAFMVALICLLRYGQLLEQSRHSWVNTTALITGCTNAAGLLVVGNFQVDHARSLHYVGAGVAFPAGLLFVCLHCALSYQGATAPLDLAVAYLRSVLAVIAFITLVLSGVFFVHESSQLQHGAALCEWVCVIDILIFYGTFSYEFGAVSSDTLVAALQPTPGRACKSSGSSSTSTHLNCAPESIAMI from the exons ATGGCTGTGATGAACCACCATGTATGCCCTGTGGAGAACTG GTCCTACAACGAGTCCTGCCCTCCTGACCCTGCTGAGCAAGGGGGCCCCAAGACCTGCTGCACCCTGGACGATGTCCCCCTCATCAG CAAGTGTGGCTCCTATCCCCCAGAAAGCTGCCTCTTCAGCCTCATTGGCAACATGGGTGCTTTCATGG TGGCCCTGATCTGCCTCCTGCGCTACGGGCAGCTCCTGGAGCAGAGTCGGCACTCTTGGGTTAACACCACGGCACTCATCACAGGCTGCACCAACGCTGCGGGCCTCTTGGTGGTTGGCAACTTTCAG GTGGATCATGCCAGGTCTCTGCACTACGTTGGAGCTGGCGTGGCCTTCCCTGCGGGGCTGCTCTTTGTTTGCCTGCACTGTGCTCTCTCCTACCAAGGGGCCACCGCCCCGCTGGACCTGGCTGTGGCCTATCTGCGAAGTGTGCTGGCTGTCATCGCCTTTATCACCCTGGTCCTCA GTGGAGTCTTCTTTGTCCATGAGAGTTCTCAGCTGCAACATGGGGCAGCcctgtgtgagtgggtgtgtgtcATCGATATCCTCATTTTCTATGGCACCTTCAGCTATGAGTTTGGGGCAGTCTCCTCAGACACACTGGTGGCTGCACTGCAGCCTACCCCTGGCCGGGCCTGCAAGTCCTCCGGGAGCAGCAGCACCTCCACCCACCTCAACTGTGCTCCCGAGAGCATCGCTATGATCTAA
- the TMEM150A gene encoding transmembrane protein 150A isoform X4: protein MYALWRTGPTTSPALLTLLSKGAPRPAAPWTMSPSSVALICLLRYGQLLEQSRHSWVNTTALITGCTNAAGLLVVGNFQVDHARSLHYVGAGVAFPAGLLFVCLHCALSYQGATAPLDLAVAYLRSVLAVIAFITLVLSGVFFVHESSQLQHGAALCEWVCVIDILIFYGTFSYEFGAVSSDTLVAALQPTPGRACKSSGSSSTSTHLNCAPESIAMI from the exons ATGTATGCCCTGTGGAGAACTG GTCCTACAACGAGTCCTGCCCTCCTGACCCTGCTGAGCAAGGGGGCCCCAAGACCTGCTGCACCCTGGACGATGTCCCCCTCATCAG TGGCCCTGATCTGCCTCCTGCGCTACGGGCAGCTCCTGGAGCAGAGTCGGCACTCTTGGGTTAACACCACGGCACTCATCACAGGCTGCACCAACGCTGCGGGCCTCTTGGTGGTTGGCAACTTTCAG GTGGATCATGCCAGGTCTCTGCACTACGTTGGAGCTGGCGTGGCCTTCCCTGCGGGGCTGCTCTTTGTTTGCCTGCACTGTGCTCTCTCCTACCAAGGGGCCACCGCCCCGCTGGACCTGGCTGTGGCCTATCTGCGAAGTGTGCTGGCTGTCATCGCCTTTATCACCCTGGTCCTCA GTGGAGTCTTCTTTGTCCATGAGAGTTCTCAGCTGCAACATGGGGCAGCcctgtgtgagtgggtgtgtgtcATCGATATCCTCATTTTCTATGGCACCTTCAGCTATGAGTTTGGGGCAGTCTCCTCAGACACACTGGTGGCTGCACTGCAGCCTACCCCTGGCCGGGCCTGCAAGTCCTCCGGGAGCAGCAGCACCTCCACCCACCTCAACTGTGCTCCCGAGAGCATCGCTATGATCTAA
- the C2AH2orf68 gene encoding UPF0561 protein C2orf68 homolog isoform X4: MEAGPHPRPGHCCKPGGRLDMNHGFVHHIRRNQIARDDYDKKVKQAAKEKVRRRHTPAPMRPRKPDLQVYLPRHRGSAHLVSFRNLHLNAPKSPLNDSPQELGRLISPQLSIAVRVSGSQQEVYLPVCPTVLYFSKVLRYLAKRKSGTAMSDQHIIAE, from the exons ATGGAGGCGGGGCCGCATCCCCGGCCGGGGCACTGCTGCAAGCCTGGGGGGCGGCTGGACATGAACCACGGCTTCGTGCACCATATCCGACGGAACCAGATCGCTCG GGACGACTATGACAAGAAGGTGAAGCAGGCGGCCAAGGAGAAGGTGAGGAGGCGGCACACGCCCGCGCCGATGCGGCCCCGCAAGCCAGACCTGCAGGTGTACCTGCCGCGACACCGAG GTTCAGCTCATCTCGTCTCTTTCCGGAACCTCCACCTCAACGCTCCCAAATCTCCGCTGAATGATTCTCCCCAAGAACTGGGACGACTCATAAGCCCCCAGTTAAGCATCGCTGTCAGAGTATCGGGGAGCCAGCAAGAAGTTTATCTGCCGGTTTGCCCCACCGTGCTGTATTTTAGTAAGGTCCTCCGCTACCTAGCAAAGAGAAAGTCTGGCACAGCGATGAGCGACCAGCATATAATTGCGGAATGA
- the C2AH2orf68 gene encoding UPF0561 protein C2orf68 homolog isoform X3, with amino-acid sequence MEAGPHPRPGHCCKPGGRLDMNHGFVHHIRRNQIARDDYDKKVKQAAKEKVRRRHTPAPMRPRKPDLQVYLPRHRDVSAHPRNPDYEESGESSSSGGSELEPSGHQLFCLEYEADSGEVTSVIVYQGDDPGKVSEEVSAHTPLDPPMREALKLRIQEEIAKRQSRH; translated from the exons ATGGAGGCGGGGCCGCATCCCCGGCCGGGGCACTGCTGCAAGCCTGGGGGGCGGCTGGACATGAACCACGGCTTCGTGCACCATATCCGACGGAACCAGATCGCTCG GGACGACTATGACAAGAAGGTGAAGCAGGCGGCCAAGGAGAAGGTGAGGAGGCGGCACACGCCCGCGCCGATGCGGCCCCGCAAGCCAGACCTGCAGGTGTACCTGCCGCGACACCGAG ATGTCTCTGCCCACCCACGCAACCCAGACTATGAAGAGTCCGGTGAAAGCAGCAGTAGTGGAGGCTCTGAGCTGGAGCCTTCTGGCCATCAGCTCTTCTGCTTAGAATACGAGGCAGACAGTGGAGAGGTCACATCAGTTATCGTCTATCAG GGTGATGACCCAGGAAAGGTGAGTGAGGAGGTGTCGGCACACACGCCTCTGGATCCACCCATGCGAGAAGCCCTCAAGTTGCGTATCCAGGAGGAGATTGCAAAGCGCCAGAGCCGACACTGA
- the RNF181 gene encoding E3 ubiquitin-protein ligase RNF181 isoform X1 yields MASYFDEHDCEPSDPEQETRTNMLLELARSLFNRMDFEDLGLVVDWDHHLPPPAAKTVVENLPRTVIRGSQAALTLPWAQYSSFFLFMDCWGMEEEWQLGAGEGGYQLMKIRPRLEYYSTFLRQIPVPCAAMSCPLMTTLMRSTDEIRLENSSSNTDWRTSMEPCTREEVGAECWPSASSLLTLNPH; encoded by the exons ATGGCGTCCTATTTCGATGAACACGACTGCGAGCCGTCGGACCCTGAGCAGGAGACGCGAACCAACATGCTGCTGGAGCTCGCAAG GTCACTTTTCAATAGGATGGACTTTGAAGACTTGGGGTTGGTAGTAGATTGGGACCACCACCTGCCTCCACCAGCTGCCAAGACTGTGGTTGAGAACCTCCCCAGGACAGTCATCAGAGGCTCTCAGGCTG CTCTCACCCTGCCCTGGGCCCAGTACTCAAGCTTCTTTCTGTTCATGGACTGCTGGGGGATGGAAGAAGAGTGGCAGTTGGGAGCAGGGGAGGGTGGTTATCAGCTTATGAAGATCAGACCAAGGCTAGAATACTACTCTACTTTTCTCAGACAAATTCCTGTCCCTTGTGCCGCCATGAGCTGCCCACTGATGACGACACTTATGAGGAGCACAGACGAGATAAG GCTcgaaaacagcagcagcaacaccGACTGGAGAACCTCCATGGAGCCATGTACACGTGAGGAGGTTGGGGCTGAGTGCTGGCCCTCTGCGTCTTCCTTATTAACCTTGAATCCTCATTAA